A single region of the Salicibibacter cibi genome encodes:
- a CDS encoding NYN domain-containing protein yields MKKEIVLVDGYNIIGDWPELKHIKKYSLIEARDLLIGKMAEYQAVTGRSVIIVFDAHMVPGTGSKNKHHRVEVVYTRERETADERIEKLVSKLKNVETQVYVATSDYVEQSVTFGSGALRTSARELRIQMNDVEQHVAERVSRVKKVNDYGNRVISKEVAEYFEKWRRNNQ; encoded by the coding sequence GTGAAGAAAGAGATCGTGCTCGTCGACGGTTATAACATCATCGGAGATTGGCCGGAATTAAAACATATCAAGAAATATTCGCTCATAGAAGCGCGGGATTTGCTCATTGGAAAAATGGCAGAGTATCAAGCCGTGACAGGGAGGAGCGTGATTATTGTTTTCGATGCCCATATGGTGCCGGGTACGGGGAGCAAAAATAAACACCACCGTGTAGAGGTCGTCTATACCCGCGAGCGGGAAACCGCGGATGAGCGTATTGAAAAACTCGTAAGTAAACTGAAAAATGTCGAAACACAAGTCTATGTCGCCACTTCGGATTATGTGGAGCAGTCAGTGACATTTGGAAGTGGCGCTCTTCGCACGTCTGCCCGTGAGTTAAGAATACAAATGAATGATGTTGAACAACATGTCGCCGAACGGGTCTCGCGGGTGAAAAAAGTAAACGACTATGGGAATCGTGTCATATCTAAAGAGGTCGCTGAATATTTTGAAAAGTGGCGTCGAAATAATCAATAA
- the ispF gene encoding 2-C-methyl-D-erythritol 2,4-cyclodiphosphate synthase, giving the protein MRIGQGFDVHAFAKDRPLIIGGLSIPYEYGLKGHSDADVLLHAIADACLGAIGEGDIGRHFPDTDPVHAGADSANILEEVFVLAENKGYTLVNLDATIIAQKPKMVSYILPMRERIAKLFRADLSQVNVKATTSERLGFAGREEGIAAMAVILLESK; this is encoded by the coding sequence ATGAGAATCGGGCAAGGTTTTGACGTTCATGCCTTTGCGAAAGACCGGCCGTTGATTATTGGCGGTTTGTCTATTCCGTATGAGTACGGGTTAAAAGGACATTCCGATGCTGATGTTTTGTTACATGCCATTGCCGATGCATGTCTGGGTGCCATTGGCGAAGGGGACATCGGTCGTCATTTTCCGGATACGGATCCCGTCCATGCCGGTGCGGATTCAGCCAACATATTGGAAGAAGTGTTTGTGTTGGCGGAGAATAAAGGGTATACGCTCGTCAACTTGGATGCAACGATTATTGCCCAGAAACCGAAAATGGTTTCTTACATATTACCGATGCGTGAAAGGATTGCCAAGCTTTTCCGTGCGGATCTCTCTCAAGTGAATGTGAAGGCGACAACTTCCGAACGGCTTGGATTTGCCGGTCGTGAAGAAGGCATTGCGGCAATGGCGGTTATTTTACTGGAAAGCAAATAA
- a CDS encoding PIN/TRAM domain-containing protein: MLKRMVQVFFVVIGGALGFIFMSEIISSLNMQLPAWLMNEYVGGSVGALLFFILSMWVADPIVRVLSVVEEAIIKAPITNVLFGTIGLMFGLIVAFLIGLPLGEIQIPVISQVVPIFMTIILGYYGFRIGSQKRDEIVALAGGLGRSGNKERKKGDGRAGLNENESERPSVPIKIFDTSVIIDGRISDVCRTRFLEGTIVIPKFVLDELQHIADSSDALKRNRGRRGLDILNQIQKESSVEVKIEDIDFEDVDAVDSKLVKLAQKTNGVVVTNDFNLNKVCDLQGVGVLNINDLANAVKPVVLPGEEMSVQVIKDGKEEGQGVGYLDDGTMIVIEDGRSYIGRQLDVIVTSVLQTSAGRMIFAKPKLLEKAL; the protein is encoded by the coding sequence ATTTTAAAACGAATGGTGCAAGTGTTTTTTGTCGTTATTGGTGGAGCCCTTGGTTTTATATTTATGTCCGAAATTATCTCATCATTGAACATGCAACTACCTGCCTGGTTGATGAATGAGTATGTAGGTGGAAGCGTTGGTGCACTGTTATTCTTTATTTTATCCATGTGGGTGGCTGATCCGATTGTTCGCGTGTTAAGTGTTGTCGAGGAAGCGATTATAAAAGCACCGATTACAAATGTGTTATTTGGCACCATAGGATTGATGTTTGGATTGATCGTTGCCTTTTTGATTGGGCTTCCGTTGGGAGAAATTCAAATTCCGGTGATCAGCCAAGTCGTACCGATCTTTATGACGATTATTTTAGGGTACTATGGTTTCCGCATTGGTTCCCAAAAGCGAGATGAAATTGTTGCCCTTGCCGGCGGGTTAGGCAGGAGCGGTAATAAAGAGCGTAAAAAAGGGGATGGCCGTGCGGGCCTTAATGAAAATGAGAGCGAACGGCCGTCGGTTCCCATAAAAATTTTTGATACTAGTGTGATCATTGATGGACGCATTTCTGATGTTTGTCGGACACGTTTTCTGGAAGGGACGATTGTTATTCCCAAATTTGTGCTTGATGAACTGCAACATATTGCGGATTCCTCCGATGCTTTGAAACGGAATCGGGGCAGAAGGGGCCTTGATATTCTTAATCAAATTCAGAAGGAAAGTTCTGTTGAAGTGAAAATTGAGGATATCGATTTCGAAGATGTAGATGCTGTTGATAGCAAGCTCGTTAAATTGGCGCAAAAAACCAATGGCGTTGTGGTAACGAATGATTTTAATTTGAATAAAGTGTGTGATTTGCAGGGTGTCGGTGTACTAAATATTAACGACCTTGCCAACGCGGTCAAACCGGTTGTTTTACCCGGGGAAGAAATGTCCGTGCAAGTGATTAAGGATGGAAAAGAAGAAGGCCAGGGCGTCGGCTATCTTGACGATGGCACGATGATTGTCATCGAAGACGGGCGTTCCTATATCGGCCGTCAATTGGATGTCATTGTGACGAGTGTGTTGCAAACGAGCGCCGGTAGGATGATTTTTGCAAAACCAAAATTACTTGAAAAAGCACTTTAG
- a CDS encoding Mini-ribonuclease 3, with protein MNAIDPAQLNGLALAYIGDAVYELYTRTHFLQAGYTRAQQLHQKTTSYVSANAQAKHLHRWLENQRLNADEEIIVRRGRNAKSGSIPKNTDAFTYRYSTGFEALIGYLHLCGRHERLKSLLSEMQSTWEEESGDERE; from the coding sequence ATGAACGCCATTGATCCTGCCCAGTTAAATGGTCTGGCACTCGCGTATATCGGGGATGCTGTCTACGAGTTGTATACACGCACCCATTTTTTGCAGGCAGGGTATACGCGTGCCCAACAGCTCCATCAGAAAACGACGTCTTACGTGAGCGCGAATGCACAGGCCAAACACTTGCATCGTTGGTTGGAGAATCAACGGTTGAACGCGGATGAGGAGATTATCGTCCGCCGCGGCCGCAATGCAAAATCGGGAAGCATCCCGAAAAATACCGATGCGTTTACGTATCGATACAGTACCGGCTTTGAAGCTCTGATTGGCTATCTGCACCTTTGCGGTCGTCATGAACGGTTAAAGAGTTTATTGTCGGAAATGCAAAGCACTTGGGAGGAGGAGAGTGGCGATGAACGAGAATGA
- the cysS gene encoding cysteine--tRNA ligase yields the protein MAVQMYNTLTRQKETFQPLEEGKVKMYVCGPTVYNYIHIGNARSSIVFDMIRRYLIYRGYDVQYVTNFTDVDDKIIDAAKESDDDVFALAERFIRQFHEDTSALGVKRADVYPRVTETMADIITFIEAIIDKGYAYEAEGDVYFKTKAFPDYGKLSGQSTDDLQAGARIEIGEQKQDPLDFVLWKKAKAGEVSWDSPWGQGRPGWHIECSAMVKKYLGSTIDIHAGGQDLMFPHHENEIAQSESLLEEPMANYWLHNGYLQIDNEKMSKSLGNFVLVNDLVQQHDPEVVRFFILQSHYRHPLNFNAELVEAAGAGLARIRTFLENVRHRYRASADFAGSEQWLKKVAEFKDRFIREMDDDFHTGNAMTVLFDFVKEGNRYLQEPHTSKDVLQKMLDAFAEWGDVLGISFSVEEELLPDDIENYIEQRREARTHKNFQEADRIRDLLKVRGIELEDTPQGTRWKRVSKS from the coding sequence ATGGCTGTACAAATGTACAACACGTTAACGAGGCAAAAAGAAACCTTTCAACCTCTCGAAGAAGGAAAGGTAAAGATGTATGTCTGCGGCCCGACGGTTTATAATTATATTCATATCGGAAACGCCAGATCTTCGATCGTTTTTGACATGATCCGGCGCTATTTGATCTACCGCGGCTATGATGTGCAGTATGTCACGAATTTTACCGATGTTGATGACAAAATAATTGATGCCGCTAAAGAATCCGATGATGATGTTTTTGCACTGGCCGAGCGGTTTATCCGTCAGTTCCATGAAGATACATCGGCATTGGGGGTGAAACGGGCAGATGTTTATCCGCGTGTAACGGAGACAATGGCTGATATTATCACTTTCATCGAAGCAATCATTGATAAAGGATACGCGTATGAAGCCGAAGGAGACGTTTATTTTAAAACGAAGGCTTTTCCCGATTATGGAAAGTTGTCGGGGCAATCCACCGACGACCTTCAAGCGGGTGCCCGCATCGAAATTGGCGAGCAAAAGCAGGATCCTTTGGATTTTGTATTGTGGAAAAAGGCAAAAGCCGGGGAAGTGTCCTGGGACAGTCCTTGGGGCCAAGGGCGACCCGGTTGGCACATCGAATGCTCGGCGATGGTAAAAAAATATTTGGGAAGCACGATTGATATCCATGCCGGTGGGCAAGATCTCATGTTTCCCCACCATGAAAATGAAATCGCGCAATCGGAGTCTTTGCTGGAGGAGCCGATGGCGAACTATTGGCTTCATAACGGCTATCTTCAGATTGACAATGAAAAGATGTCCAAGTCGCTCGGTAATTTCGTACTCGTCAACGATTTGGTCCAACAACACGATCCCGAAGTGGTCCGTTTCTTTATTTTGCAATCGCATTATCGGCACCCACTTAATTTTAATGCTGAGTTGGTGGAAGCCGCAGGGGCCGGATTGGCAAGGATCCGCACGTTTTTGGAAAATGTGCGGCATCGTTATCGCGCGAGTGCGGATTTTGCCGGAAGCGAGCAGTGGCTAAAAAAGGTTGCGGAGTTTAAGGATCGGTTTATTAGAGAGATGGACGACGATTTCCACACGGGAAATGCGATGACGGTTTTATTTGACTTCGTAAAAGAAGGGAATCGCTATTTGCAAGAACCTCATACGTCAAAAGACGTATTGCAAAAGATGCTGGATGCATTTGCGGAGTGGGGAGACGTGCTAGGTATTTCTTTTTCCGTCGAAGAAGAGCTGTTGCCCGACGATATCGAAAATTATATCGAACAACGAAGAGAAGCGCGGACACATAAAAATTTTCAGGAAGCCGACCGTATTCGAGATTTGTTAAAAGTAAGGGGTATCGAGCTTGAAGACACCCCGCAAGGCACGCGTTGGAAGCGAGTGTCGAAATCATGA
- the rlmB gene encoding 23S rRNA (guanosine(2251)-2'-O)-methyltransferase RlmB, translating into MNENEWLTGRNPVLEALHSSASVQKIWVAQGVKKGAIQGLVSKARERNIVIKYVPRKKIDQLTGVQNHQGIAASVSAYAYADMDALFDRANQKGQAPFFILLDGIEDPQNLGTILRSADAAGADGVIIPKHGASGLTGAVAKASTGAIEHVPVVKVTNLVRTMEHLKKEGFWVVGTDADAEADYRELDGDMPVVLVIGSEGKGMSRLVRESCDFLYRIPMSGAVSSLNAAVSCSLLMYEVQRKRHPLGGAT; encoded by the coding sequence ATGAACGAGAATGAGTGGTTAACCGGCCGCAACCCTGTCCTCGAAGCGCTTCATTCTTCTGCATCCGTTCAGAAAATTTGGGTGGCACAAGGAGTTAAGAAAGGGGCTATACAGGGGCTGGTCTCCAAAGCAAGAGAAAGAAACATTGTCATCAAGTATGTGCCTCGAAAAAAAATAGACCAGTTGACCGGCGTTCAAAATCATCAAGGCATTGCAGCTTCGGTTTCGGCTTATGCCTATGCGGATATGGACGCGCTGTTTGATCGTGCGAACCAAAAAGGACAAGCGCCTTTTTTTATTCTATTGGATGGCATTGAGGACCCGCAAAATTTAGGAACGATATTGCGCAGTGCGGATGCAGCAGGCGCTGACGGAGTCATCATCCCCAAGCATGGGGCAAGCGGCCTCACCGGTGCGGTAGCAAAGGCGTCTACGGGTGCTATTGAACATGTCCCGGTCGTAAAAGTGACAAATCTCGTGCGGACGATGGAACATTTGAAAAAGGAAGGGTTTTGGGTGGTCGGAACGGATGCCGATGCGGAAGCCGACTACCGTGAACTGGATGGGGACATGCCTGTTGTTTTGGTCATTGGCAGTGAAGGAAAAGGAATGAGTCGTCTCGTGAGAGAATCCTGCGATTTTTTATATCGGATTCCGATGTCGGGTGCAGTTTCTTCCTTGAATGCCGCCGTGTCGTGCAGTCTCCTGATGTATGAAGTGCAGCGGAAACGTCATCCATTGGGAGGTGCAACGTGA
- the ispD gene encoding 2-C-methyl-D-erythritol 4-phosphate cytidylyltransferase, translated as MAYTVIIPAAGQGKRMNAGANKQFLNLQAVPLIVRTLQIFENDEACEAMIVVANKDEMIEMKRLFTDYGLRKVTALVPGGQERQESVYAGLLELNQPEGVVLVHDGARPFVRPEEIRRLVAEVGETQGAVLATKVKDTIKKGSREQMVTETLAREELWSVQTPQAFPHKLLKKAHDVAKKKAFAGTDDASLVEHIGGKIRIVPGNEENIKLTTPYDIGIAEVILKKREEDQHENRARF; from the coding sequence ATGGCATATACGGTAATCATACCGGCAGCCGGGCAAGGAAAGCGTATGAATGCAGGGGCGAACAAGCAATTTTTAAATCTCCAAGCAGTTCCGCTTATCGTTCGTACGCTGCAAATATTTGAAAATGACGAAGCCTGTGAGGCAATGATTGTTGTTGCTAACAAAGATGAAATGATAGAGATGAAACGATTATTCACGGATTACGGATTAAGAAAAGTGACAGCACTCGTTCCCGGCGGCCAGGAACGACAAGAGAGTGTATATGCCGGCTTGTTGGAGCTCAATCAACCGGAAGGCGTCGTTCTGGTTCACGACGGTGCCCGTCCGTTCGTCCGTCCGGAAGAGATTCGAAGACTTGTGGCCGAGGTTGGGGAAACACAGGGGGCTGTATTAGCGACGAAGGTGAAGGATACCATTAAGAAAGGGTCTCGCGAGCAAATGGTGACAGAAACATTGGCACGCGAAGAACTTTGGTCCGTCCAAACCCCGCAGGCATTCCCTCACAAGCTGTTAAAAAAAGCGCATGATGTCGCAAAAAAGAAAGCTTTTGCAGGGACGGATGATGCTAGCCTTGTTGAACATATAGGGGGAAAGATTCGAATCGTCCCCGGGAATGAAGAAAATATAAAGTTAACGACGCCGTATGATATCGGTATTGCCGAAGTGATACTCAAAAAAAGAGAGGAAGATCAGCATGAGAATCGGGCAAGGTTTTGA
- the nusG gene encoding transcription termination/antitermination protein NusG, which translates to MEKNWYVVHTYSGYENRVKINLEKRVASMEMLDKIFRVLVPMDEEKETKDGKTKTVTKKTFPGYVIVEMIMTDDSWYVVRNTPGVTGFVGSPGAGSKPNALLPDEVDDILRKMGEDTPKMEIDLQLKESVKVKDGPFTDFTGTVEEINGEQQKLKVHVNMFGRETPVELDFNQVEKV; encoded by the coding sequence ATGGAGAAAAACTGGTATGTGGTACACACGTATTCCGGATATGAAAACAGGGTGAAAATTAACCTGGAAAAGCGTGTGGCGTCCATGGAGATGTTGGACAAGATCTTCAGGGTGCTTGTTCCGATGGACGAGGAGAAGGAAACGAAAGATGGAAAGACGAAGACCGTCACCAAAAAAACATTTCCGGGATATGTCATCGTGGAAATGATTATGACCGATGATTCTTGGTATGTGGTCCGAAATACCCCGGGGGTCACCGGTTTTGTCGGCTCACCCGGAGCAGGTTCAAAACCCAATGCACTTTTGCCGGACGAAGTGGATGACATTTTGCGGAAAATGGGCGAAGATACACCGAAAATGGAAATTGACCTTCAATTGAAAGAGTCGGTTAAAGTGAAAGATGGTCCGTTCACCGATTTCACAGGCACTGTGGAAGAAATCAACGGTGAACAACAAAAGCTTAAGGTACATGTCAATATGTTTGGGCGTGAAACACCTGTAGAGCTAGACTTTAATCAAGTGGAAAAAGTGTAA
- the cysE gene encoding serine O-acetyltransferase gives MWRTLKRDIDVVFLRDPAARNRLEVILTYAGVHAVWSHRFAHWLWKKRRYLLARIVSQISRFFTGIEIHPGAVIGERLFIDHGMGVVIGETCEIGNDVTIYQGVTLGGTGKEKGKRHPTIEDHVLLATGAKVLGSMQIGHHSNIGGGAVVLNEVPPNSTVVGVPGRVVVQDGVKVNQDLQHHLLPDPEDDRFTALEKEVERLRLELKELRKKEEQE, from the coding sequence ATGTGGCGAACATTAAAGCGTGACATCGATGTTGTTTTTTTGCGTGATCCGGCGGCAAGAAACCGTCTTGAAGTCATATTGACGTACGCTGGCGTTCATGCGGTTTGGAGCCATCGCTTTGCTCATTGGCTTTGGAAAAAACGCCGATATCTCTTGGCCCGGATCGTCTCGCAAATCAGCCGTTTCTTTACCGGTATTGAAATCCATCCAGGAGCGGTCATTGGAGAGCGTTTGTTTATTGACCATGGCATGGGGGTCGTTATCGGGGAAACGTGTGAAATCGGCAACGATGTTACGATCTATCAAGGCGTGACTTTGGGGGGGACCGGCAAGGAAAAAGGGAAAAGGCATCCGACGATTGAAGATCATGTGTTGTTGGCGACGGGCGCCAAAGTGTTAGGTTCGATGCAGATCGGGCATCATTCCAATATTGGTGGCGGAGCTGTCGTTCTTAATGAAGTGCCGCCCAATTCTACTGTCGTCGGTGTCCCGGGGCGTGTCGTTGTGCAGGATGGCGTGAAGGTGAATCAGGATCTCCAACACCATCTACTGCCCGATCCCGAGGACGATCGCTTTACGGCCTTGGAGAAAGAGGTGGAGCGGTTACGTTTGGAATTGAAGGAGCTCAGGAAGAAAGAAGAACAGGAGTGA
- the sigH gene encoding RNA polymerase sporulation sigma factor SigH codes for MVVNIHFIEKKQRIVEETEDERLIKNVHQGDSAALEQLIHKYKNFVRIKSRSYFLLGADHEDIVQEGMIGLFKAIRDFKGNKTSSFRAFAELCVTRQIITAVKAATRQKHFPLNSYISLDKPIYDEESDRTLMDVICGTIVTNPEEVLINREDWKDVEHKITELLSELEQKVLHLYLNGHSYQEISVVANAHEKSIDNALQRIKRKLEKFTLGKKILF; via the coding sequence ATGGTTGTGAATATACACTTCATAGAGAAGAAACAGCGAATCGTTGAGGAGACAGAGGACGAGCGGCTTATAAAAAATGTACATCAGGGAGACTCCGCTGCGTTGGAACAATTGATTCACAAGTACAAAAACTTTGTCCGTATAAAATCCCGATCTTATTTTCTTTTAGGGGCTGACCACGAAGATATTGTGCAGGAAGGGATGATTGGTCTTTTTAAGGCCATTCGTGATTTTAAGGGAAACAAAACTTCCTCTTTTCGTGCTTTTGCGGAACTTTGTGTTACACGCCAAATCATTACTGCGGTCAAAGCCGCTACCCGTCAAAAACACTTTCCTTTAAACTCATATATATCGTTGGACAAGCCAATTTATGATGAAGAATCGGATCGTACGTTGATGGATGTGATTTGCGGCACGATTGTTACAAACCCTGAGGAAGTGCTGATTAATCGAGAAGACTGGAAAGATGTTGAACACAAAATTACCGAATTACTAAGTGAATTGGAACAAAAAGTGCTTCATCTTTATTTGAATGGCCATTCCTATCAGGAAATTTCTGTTGTTGCAAATGCACATGAAAAATCGATTGACAATGCATTGCAACGGATAAAAAGGAAACTTGAAAAATTCACACTCGGGAAGAAAATTCTATTTTGA
- the rplA gene encoding 50S ribosomal protein L1 yields the protein MPKKQGKKFIDAQKQVDTSRNYASVEALELVQKVAPANFDETVEVAVRLGVDPRKADQQIRGAVVLPHGTGKTKRVLVFAKGDKAKEAEEAGADIVGEEELVNRIQQGWLDFDVVVATPDMMAQVGKLGRVLGPRGLMPNPKTGTVTMDVAQAVNEIKAGKVEYRVEKAGNVHVPIGKVSFDAQQLNENLNTVIDTLAKAKPSAAKGVYMRNISVASSMGPGVKVTTSGISV from the coding sequence ATGCCTAAAAAACAAGGGAAAAAATTTATAGATGCACAAAAGCAAGTAGATACGTCACGCAACTATGCCTCCGTCGAGGCATTGGAGCTCGTGCAAAAAGTAGCTCCCGCGAATTTTGACGAGACGGTAGAAGTTGCGGTTCGCCTCGGTGTTGATCCACGTAAAGCAGATCAGCAAATCCGCGGTGCCGTTGTTCTCCCTCACGGAACAGGAAAAACAAAACGTGTACTTGTATTTGCGAAAGGCGACAAAGCGAAAGAAGCAGAGGAAGCCGGCGCAGATATTGTCGGTGAGGAAGAGCTTGTCAACCGTATCCAGCAAGGTTGGTTGGATTTTGATGTCGTCGTAGCGACACCCGATATGATGGCTCAGGTTGGTAAACTCGGGCGCGTGCTCGGCCCTCGCGGCTTAATGCCGAACCCGAAAACAGGGACAGTAACGATGGATGTTGCTCAAGCGGTGAACGAAATTAAAGCAGGTAAAGTCGAGTATCGTGTGGAGAAAGCGGGAAATGTTCATGTGCCGATCGGAAAAGTATCTTTCGATGCGCAACAGTTGAACGAGAATCTTAATACGGTTATCGACACGCTTGCAAAGGCAAAACCATCCGCCGCCAAAGGCGTCTATATGCGGAATATTTCGGTCGCTTCTTCCATGGGACCGGGGGTAAAGGTAACGACAAGCGGAATTAGTGTTTGA
- the secE gene encoding preprotein translocase subunit SecE — MQLRFSPQKLGEKPSFLVKIFSRPITGEGLVIFKKSVKFLREVGIEMKRVTWPTPGELYKYTRTVLVTLIFVTIFFTLVDSGISYLVETFLA; from the coding sequence GTGCAACTTAGGTTTTCGCCACAAAAGCTTGGCGAAAAGCCAAGTTTTCTAGTAAAGATTTTTTCGAGGCCAATAACAGGGGAGGGGCTCGTAATTTTTAAGAAAAGTGTTAAGTTCCTGCGTGAAGTAGGAATAGAAATGAAGCGTGTCACTTGGCCAACACCGGGAGAGCTTTACAAGTATACGCGAACGGTGCTGGTTACACTCATCTTTGTTACGATCTTTTTTACACTTGTAGACTCGGGGATATCTTATCTCGTGGAAACATTCCTCGCTTAA
- the rplK gene encoding 50S ribosomal protein L11, translating into MARKVEKVVKLQIPAGKANPAPPVGPALGQAGINIMGFCKEFNARTQEQAGTVIPVEISVYEDRSFTFITKTPPAPVLLKEAAGVKGGSGEPHKTKVGSVSADKVREIAEAKMEDLNAESTEAAIRMIEGTARSMGITVEG; encoded by the coding sequence GTGGCTAGAAAGGTAGAGAAAGTCGTAAAGCTTCAAATTCCTGCAGGGAAAGCCAACCCGGCACCGCCAGTCGGTCCTGCACTCGGTCAGGCTGGTATTAACATCATGGGTTTTTGTAAAGAATTCAATGCTCGTACCCAAGAACAGGCAGGGACGGTTATTCCTGTCGAGATTAGCGTTTATGAAGATCGCTCCTTTACATTTATAACCAAAACGCCGCCCGCTCCGGTTTTGCTAAAAGAAGCCGCAGGTGTAAAAGGCGGATCCGGTGAACCGCATAAGACGAAAGTTGGCAGTGTGAGCGCCGATAAAGTTCGCGAAATTGCGGAAGCGAAAATGGAGGATCTCAATGCCGAGAGCACAGAAGCAGCTATCCGAATGATAGAAGGAACTGCGCGAAGCATGGGCATTACGGTTGAAGGTTAG
- the gltX gene encoding glutamate--tRNA ligase, translating into MTQEVRVRFAPSPTGHLHIGGARQALFNYLFARHHNGKFIVRIEDTDQARNIDEATDKLMESMKWLGLDWDESIENGGPYAPYRSSERFDIYAKYIEQLLDENKAYRCYMTSEELEAEREAQIARGEMPKYSGRDRDLTREQQKAYEEKGIKPVVRFRVPDANEVPTVVVSDVIRGEVSFETDGIGDFVIARSDRVPTYNFAVVVDDYLMKISHVIRGEEHLSNTPRQALIYDAFGWEQPYFAHAPLILNEDRQKMSKREESIMQFVEQYRDYGYLPEGLVNFLALLGWSPGTEEEKFTVDELIERFSLERVSKAPAVFDKDKLAWMNNQYMKEVDPDRLTELVIPHLQEEGLLSLSYTEEDWDWLKKLVEIYQEQMHYAEEFVSLASLFFQPSIDYEADALHVLNEAHVPEVMTTLSAQLDDVEAFEASEIKKAVKATQKETGHKGKKLFMPIRAAVTGRTHGPELPKAIELLGKETVQARLADASHIKQ; encoded by the coding sequence ATGACACAGGAAGTCCGGGTTCGGTTTGCGCCAAGTCCAACGGGGCATTTGCATATCGGCGGCGCTCGGCAAGCGCTTTTTAATTATTTATTCGCCCGGCATCATAACGGTAAATTTATCGTGCGGATTGAAGATACGGATCAAGCGCGGAACATCGATGAAGCGACGGATAAATTAATGGAGAGCATGAAATGGCTCGGGTTGGATTGGGATGAAAGCATCGAAAACGGTGGCCCCTATGCCCCTTATCGGAGCAGTGAACGATTCGACATTTATGCCAAATATATCGAACAATTGCTGGATGAAAATAAAGCCTATCGTTGCTATATGACAAGCGAGGAACTTGAAGCAGAGCGGGAAGCACAAATCGCACGAGGAGAAATGCCGAAGTATAGCGGCAGGGACCGTGATTTAACGAGGGAACAACAAAAAGCGTACGAAGAAAAAGGCATCAAACCGGTGGTGCGTTTTCGCGTTCCCGACGCCAATGAAGTTCCCACTGTTGTCGTCAGTGATGTTATTCGCGGGGAAGTGAGTTTTGAAACGGATGGGATTGGTGATTTTGTCATCGCCCGTTCCGACAGGGTGCCAACCTATAACTTTGCGGTCGTTGTTGATGATTATTTGATGAAAATATCCCACGTGATTCGCGGAGAAGAACATTTATCCAATACCCCGAGGCAAGCCCTGATATACGATGCATTTGGATGGGAACAGCCTTATTTTGCCCACGCGCCGTTAATTCTTAACGAAGACCGGCAAAAAATGAGCAAGCGGGAAGAATCAATTATGCAATTTGTCGAGCAGTATCGGGATTATGGTTATTTGCCGGAAGGCCTTGTCAATTTCCTCGCATTGCTCGGATGGTCACCAGGCACTGAGGAAGAAAAATTTACTGTCGATGAATTGATTGAGAGGTTCTCCCTCGAGCGTGTGTCAAAAGCCCCGGCGGTGTTTGATAAAGACAAACTTGCCTGGATGAACAACCAGTATATGAAAGAAGTGGACCCCGACCGATTGACGGAGCTTGTGATTCCCCATTTGCAAGAGGAGGGGTTACTGAGTCTCTCCTATACGGAAGAGGACTGGGACTGGTTGAAGAAACTTGTAGAAATTTATCAAGAGCAAATGCACTACGCCGAAGAATTTGTTTCGTTAGCTTCCTTATTTTTCCAACCATCGATTGATTACGAGGCAGATGCTTTACATGTGCTAAACGAAGCCCATGTTCCCGAGGTGATGACAACACTGTCTGCACAGTTGGACGATGTCGAAGCCTTTGAAGCGTCGGAGATAAAAAAAGCGGTCAAAGCGACGCAAAAGGAAACCGGCCATAAAGGGAAAAAATTATTTATGCCGATTCGAGCGGCAGTTACAGGCCGAACTCACGGACCTGAATTGCCGAAAGCCATTGAATTACTCGGGAAGGAAACCGTACAGGCAAGATTAGCCGATGCGTCGCATATAAAACAATAA